CGGTCCGCCCATGGAACCCCCTCCGGGGGACGGACGGCGTCCCGCCGCGGCCGACCCCTTAAGTATCCCGGCGTTGGTCATCATCTGGCGCAGCTCGCTGGGGTCCGAGCTCCTGCCCACGGCCTCATCGAGGGTAATCGCCCTCCTGGAATAGAGGGCCATAAGGCCCTGGTTCATCGTCTGCATTCCGAACTGGGACTGTCCCACCTGCATCTGAGAATATATCTGATGGAGCTTGTCCTCGCGTATGAGGTTCCTTATGGCGGAGTTGGGGACCATTACCTCGAGACACATGGCCCTCCCCTTACCGTCCGCAGTGGGGATAAGCAACTGGGAGAGGACCCCCTCGAGGACGAACGAGAGCTGGGCCCTTATCTGCGGCTGCTGGT
This genomic stretch from Thermodesulfobacteriota bacterium harbors:
- a CDS encoding ATPase, T2SS/T4P/T4SS family; the encoded protein is AALVNQREVGADTHTFKKALKYVLRQDPDVVLLGELRDAETIETALTVAETGHLCFATLHTNSCVQSINRIVDVFSPHQQPQIRAQLSFVLEGVLSQLLIPTADGKGRAMCLEVMVPNSAIRNLIREDKLHQIYSQMQVGQSQFGMQTMNQGLMALYSRRAITLDEAVGRSSDPSELRQMMTNAGILKGSAAAGRRPSPGGGSMGGPGMGRGG